CTTCATAACTATTTGCAATTAATTGAAGTCCTATTGGAAGTCCTTCGCTATCTTTTGCAACTGGTAAACTAATAGCTGGAAGACCTGCTAAATTTACACCAATTGTATATAAATCCGCCAAATACATCTCCAAAGCATTTGAGTATGAGCCAAATTTTGGAGCAGTAGTTGGAGCAACTGGAGATAAAATTAAATCAGAATTTTCAAAAATTTTATCAAATTCCGCTTTTATAAGGCTTCTAACTTTTTGTGCTTTTATATAATAAGCATCATAATATCCAGAACTTAAAACAAAAGATCCAACCATCAATCTTTTTTTAACTTCATATCCGAAACCTTGAGTTTTTGTATCAAAATACATATCTTTTAAGCTTGTACTATCTGCTCTATAACCATATCGTACTCCATCAAACCTAGCTAAGTTTGCACTTGCTTCTGCTGCAGAGATAATATAATATGTTGAAATTATTTTATTTGTGTCTATCATATTTGCATGAACAATTTTGTGTCCTTGAGCTTTTAAAAGTTCAACAGTATTATTAAATGCTGTTTGTATTTCACTAGAAGCCTGCTCAACAAAATTATCAATAACTGTAATTGTAAATTTTTTATTAATATCTAAATTTGGAGTAACTTTTTTATAATCAATATTTGCACTAGTAGAATCTTTTTCATCATGTCCTGCTATTATGTCATATAAAATTGCTGCATCTTCTACATTTTGAGTAATTGGTCCACATTGATCAAGAGATGATGAGTAAGCAACGATTCCATATCTTGAAACTCTTCCATATGTTGGTTTCATTCCAACAACACCACAATAAGCTGCAGGTTGTCTAATACTTCCTCCTGTATCTGTTCCAAGTGCAGCAATAGCAATTCCTGCTGCAACAGCTGCAGCACTACCACCACTACTTCCACCTGGAATTCTTGAATTATCAATAGGATTTAAAGTTTTTCCATGAGCTGAACTCTCTGTAGAACTTCCCATTGCAAACTCATCCATATTTGTAAGTCCAAAAGGACTCAGTCCTGAACTTTCTAATTTTTCAATAACAGTTGCATTAAAAGGTGAAATATAACCTTTTAAAATGTTACTTGAACAAGTAAGTTCCCAATTTTTAACATTTATATTGTTTTTAATAGCTATTGGAATTCCATTTCCATAACTATAAATATCTTTATTCTCTAATTGTTCAATATAAGCGCCTACATTACTATTTTTAATCTTTATTTTTAAATCATCTTTTAATTTTTCTATATCTTCACTACTTAATTTGAGTGCTTCTTTTAAAGTCATAAATTGGTTCTCCTAAGATTTCTAGGTATAATAAACGCCTGATTTTATCTAAATTTTGTTTAAAAAAAGTGTAAGTGAATTTTGGAAAGGTTATTTTTTTAGAAAATAGAGTTTTTTTAATAAAAAAAAGGGATAGGAAACTATCCCCTAAAAATTAGATGAAAGAGATAAATGCCATTGGAGTAGCATCACCTTTTCTGATTCTTGTTTTAATAATAGATGTATATCCACCATTTCTACCTTCGTATTTTGGTGCTATTTCATTTATTAGTTTTTTAGTAGCTTCTTTGCTTTGTAATGCAGCAAATACATATCTATGTGTATTTAAATCAGCATTTCTAGCAGATGTTACTAATTTCTCAATAAATCTTTTTAATTCTTTTGCTTTTGGAACAGTTGTTTCAATTTTTTCTCTCTCAATAATTGCAATTGCTAAATTTTTTAACAATGCTTTTCTATGAGCAGAAGTTCTATTTAACTTTCTATAACCGTGCTTATGTCTCATATTAAACCCTTAATTTATGCTTTTAATTGCTCTAATTTTCTTCTTAAAGAAGAAGCAATATTTTCTGGAAGTGTATTTTCAACTGGATAACCTAATGACTCTAACTTTTCAGCTATTTCATTATAAGATTTTGTTCCAAGGTTTTTGATATTTTTAACTTCAACTTCACTCATAAGTACTAACTCACCTAAATATTTAATTCCATTTCTATCTAAAGCATTGTAGCTTCTAGCAGTCAAGTTTAAATCTTCAATTTTTACAACTAAATCTTTAAGCTCAACATTATCATCACTTGTATCATTAATTGATACTTCTGATAAATCAAAAACTTTATTAAATACTGACATTTGTGAATACATAACACTAACAGCCTCTTTAAATGCAGTAATTGGACTAATTTGCCCATTTGTGATTACATTAAATACAGCTTTTTCAAAGTTTGGATTATCTTCAACCAACATTTTTTCAATACTATAAACAACTTTTCTAACTGGTGTAAAAAAAGCATCAATTGGTATAAAATCTGGCCCAACGATATCTCTAATATCTTCAGATGGCATATATCCAATACCTTTTTGAATAATAACTGTAAAAGTTAAATTACAATCACTATTTATAGTTGCTAAATGTTCATCTGTTGATACAACATCAACTTCAGAGTTAATTAAATCTTCACCTTTAATATCTCTAGGTCCGTTAAAAGAGTACTCAACAGAAACCTGATTTTTATCACCATTTATTTTAAATCTCATGTTTTTAAGATTTATAACAAACATAGCAACATCTTCAAGCATTCCTCTTAATGAGTCAAACTCATGAGTAACGCTTTCAATTTTAACAGCAATTGGTGCATAACCAACAGATGAACTTAAAAGTAATCTTCTTAACGGATGAGCTAAAGTTATAGCAAATCCATCTTCAAATGGATAAGCTGTAATTTTAGCTTCATTAGCA
Above is a genomic segment from Aliarcobacter cryaerophilus containing:
- the gatA gene encoding Asp-tRNA(Asn)/Glu-tRNA(Gln) amidotransferase subunit GatA, which translates into the protein MTLKEALKLSSEDIEKLKDDLKIKIKNSNVGAYIEQLENKDIYSYGNGIPIAIKNNINVKNWELTCSSNILKGYISPFNATVIEKLESSGLSPFGLTNMDEFAMGSSTESSAHGKTLNPIDNSRIPGGSSGGSAAAVAAGIAIAALGTDTGGSIRQPAAYCGVVGMKPTYGRVSRYGIVAYSSSLDQCGPITQNVEDAAILYDIIAGHDEKDSTSANIDYKKVTPNLDINKKFTITVIDNFVEQASSEIQTAFNNTVELLKAQGHKIVHANMIDTNKIISTYYIISAAEASANLARFDGVRYGYRADSTSLKDMYFDTKTQGFGYEVKKRLMVGSFVLSSGYYDAYYIKAQKVRSLIKAEFDKIFENSDLILSPVAPTTAPKFGSYSNALEMYLADLYTIGVNLAGLPAISLPVAKDSEGLPIGLQLIANSYEEQTLFDGALSMEKAVKYTK
- the rplQ gene encoding 50S ribosomal protein L17, whose product is MRHKHGYRKLNRTSAHRKALLKNLAIAIIEREKIETTVPKAKELKRFIEKLVTSARNADLNTHRYVFAALQSKEATKKLINEIAPKYEGRNGGYTSIIKTRIRKGDATPMAFISFI
- a CDS encoding DNA-directed RNA polymerase subunit alpha, translated to MKKFAETPFLPTEVEIEAISANEAKITAYPFEDGFAITLAHPLRRLLLSSSVGYAPIAVKIESVTHEFDSLRGMLEDVAMFVINLKNMRFKINGDKNQVSVEYSFNGPRDIKGEDLINSEVDVVSTDEHLATINSDCNLTFTVIIQKGIGYMPSEDIRDIVGPDFIPIDAFFTPVRKVVYSIEKMLVEDNPNFEKAVFNVITNGQISPITAFKEAVSVMYSQMSVFNKVFDLSEVSINDTSDDNVELKDLVVKIEDLNLTARSYNALDRNGIKYLGELVLMSEVEVKNIKNLGTKSYNEIAEKLESLGYPVENTLPENIASSLRRKLEQLKA